The nucleotide sequence GCCCTCGCCCTTCCGTTTGCAGACGGTCAGTTTAATGCTGTTTTCAACACCCTAAGTTTTTTGCACTACCCATCCCCTGAACAAGTATTTGCAGAAGTCAGCCGGGTATTGCAAAAAGGTGGACAGTTTTACTTAGTTGATATCACCACAAACCAGCAATCCCAGCCTCAGTATTTAGGGGTTTCCTCCGGCGGTATCCGGCTTTACAGCCCGCAATCTCGTGAGCAATTAGGGATTGAGGCTGGGTTTAACTATGTGGGTCATTACTATTTGTTAGGGCCGGTTTTGTTAACCATTTTTTCTCAACCCTCTTGAGCCTTAAAGAGTAATTAGGATGACTCACGAGAATCACCGGCAATCAAGACAGCGAATAAACTCCAAAAGGTTCGGAGAAATGCGGCACCCACGACAAAGAGCATTAAACT is from Microcoleus sp. FACHB-672 and encodes:
- a CDS encoding class I SAM-dependent methyltransferase gives rise to the protein MPVNNKEQLFDLWAPSYDSLFPSVIYQAIHQRLLEYVDLPPQANVLDLGCGTGRLLSRLAATFPDLRGIGLDLSAQMIRQARSRNHHRPRLIYLQGNALALPFADGQFNAVFNTLSFLHYPSPEQVFAEVSRVLQKGGQFYLVDITTNQQSQPQYLGVSSGGIRLYSPQSREQLGIEAGFNYVGHYYLLGPVLLTIFSQPS